A genomic region of Pseudomonas sp. RSB 5.4 contains the following coding sequences:
- a CDS encoding DUF2789 domain-containing protein gives MEQPTHSLPSLFKQLGLDSDPTGIEQFIATHSPLKPELHLADAFFWSKSQADFLRGEILDDADWAEVVDQLNVLLRKGREG, from the coding sequence ATGGAACAGCCCACCCACAGCCTCCCGTCCCTGTTCAAGCAACTTGGACTGGACAGCGACCCGACCGGCATCGAGCAATTCATCGCCACCCATTCACCACTCAAACCCGAGTTGCACCTCGCAGACGCGTTTTTCTGGAGCAAGAGCCAGGCGGATTTTTTGCGCGGCGAGATTCTTGATGATGCGGATTGGGCGGAGGTGGTGGATCAGTTGAATGTGTTGTTGCGCAAGGGGCGGGAGGGATGA
- a CDS encoding YbaK/EbsC family protein — MRMAKKVQSSLSRAHCEYDVVAHRHSASSLETARVSGVPAERVAKSVILDDHHGHYLMAVLPASRHLDLSKVRSSGEWQITRESNLAHIFDDCERGAVPPLGDSYGLDMVIDPLLTRQKDIYLEAGNHNYLLHMSMPEFLKMVPHAQVQELSH; from the coding sequence ATGCGTATGGCAAAAAAAGTGCAGAGCAGCCTGAGTCGGGCGCACTGCGAATATGACGTCGTGGCCCATCGACACTCGGCCAGCAGCCTGGAAACCGCGCGGGTCTCCGGGGTGCCCGCCGAACGTGTGGCCAAATCGGTGATCCTCGACGACCACCACGGGCATTACCTGATGGCCGTGCTGCCCGCCAGCCGGCATCTGGATTTGAGCAAAGTGCGCAGCAGCGGTGAATGGCAGATCACCCGCGAGAGCAATCTGGCGCATATCTTCGATGACTGCGAACGCGGCGCGGTGCCGCCACTGGGTGATTCCTATGGCCTGGACATGGTCATCGACCCGCTGCTGACTCGACAGAAAGACATCTACCTGGAAGCCGGCAACCACAACTACCTGCTGCACATGAGCATGCCCGAGTTCCTGAAAATGGTGCCGCATGCGCAGGTGCAGGAGTTGAGTCATTAG
- a CDS encoding MFS transporter — protein MTSLSVPAPLAAASPATAAAPPVFGARIITGLVGVLLAVLVSGLNEMVTKVALADIRGALHIGYDEGTWLVACYTATSVAAMAFAPWCSVTFSLRRFTLCMISVFTLLGVLCPFAPNYESLLLMRTLQGLAGGALPPMLMTVALRFLPANFKLYGLAGYALTATFGPGLGTPLAGLWSEYVGWQWTFWQIIVPCLIAMAMVAWGIPQDPLRLERLKTFNWKGLLLGFPAICMLVIGLLQGNRLDWFESSLICGLLGAGSLLLVAFLINEWSQPIPFFKLQMLGIRNLAFALMTLAGVLVVLQAVVLIPSSYLAQVQGYRPVQTAPIMLIAALPQLIALPLVAALCNLRWVDCRWVLGIGLSMLTLSCLGGSLLTSEWIRDNFYVLQWLQIFGQPMSVLPLLMLSTGSIQPQDGPFASAWFNTVKGLAAVIATGVIEALTTARLHFHSTMLIDSLGNSPLADRSDPGLAHRLHEQAVVLTSSDLYVCMAGVAVALILLIFWLPTRIFPPRAPT, from the coding sequence ATGACATCCCTGTCGGTCCCGGCGCCCCTCGCTGCGGCCAGTCCGGCGACGGCGGCCGCGCCACCGGTATTCGGGGCGCGGATCATCACGGGCCTGGTCGGCGTGCTGCTGGCGGTGCTGGTCTCGGGCCTCAACGAGATGGTGACCAAGGTCGCGCTGGCCGACATCCGTGGCGCGCTGCACATCGGTTACGACGAAGGCACGTGGCTGGTTGCCTGCTACACCGCGACCTCGGTCGCCGCGATGGCATTCGCCCCTTGGTGCTCGGTGACCTTTTCGCTGCGTCGTTTCACCCTCTGCATGATCAGCGTCTTTACCCTGCTCGGCGTGCTGTGCCCGTTCGCCCCGAATTACGAAAGCCTGCTGCTGATGCGCACCCTGCAAGGTCTGGCCGGCGGCGCGTTGCCGCCGATGCTGATGACCGTCGCCCTGCGTTTTCTGCCGGCCAACTTCAAGCTCTATGGTTTGGCCGGTTATGCGTTGACGGCGACTTTCGGCCCGGGCCTCGGCACACCGCTGGCCGGGCTGTGGAGCGAGTATGTCGGCTGGCAATGGACGTTCTGGCAAATCATCGTGCCGTGCCTGATCGCCATGGCGATGGTCGCTTGGGGGATTCCGCAGGATCCGCTGCGCCTGGAACGCCTCAAGACCTTCAACTGGAAAGGCCTGCTGCTGGGCTTTCCAGCGATCTGCATGCTGGTGATCGGCTTGCTGCAAGGCAATCGGCTGGACTGGTTCGAGTCGAGCCTGATCTGCGGTTTGCTCGGCGCCGGCTCGCTGTTGCTGGTGGCGTTTCTGATCAATGAGTGGTCGCAGCCGATTCCGTTCTTCAAGTTGCAGATGCTCGGCATCCGCAACCTGGCGTTCGCGCTGATGACCCTGGCCGGGGTGCTGGTGGTGTTGCAGGCGGTGGTGCTGATTCCATCGAGCTATCTGGCGCAGGTCCAGGGTTATCGCCCGGTGCAGACTGCGCCGATCATGCTGATCGCCGCGTTGCCGCAGTTGATCGCGCTGCCGCTGGTGGCGGCGCTGTGCAACCTGCGCTGGGTCGATTGCCGTTGGGTGCTCGGGATCGGTTTGAGCATGTTGACCCTGTCCTGCCTGGGCGGCTCGCTGCTGACCTCGGAGTGGATCCGCGACAATTTCTACGTCCTGCAATGGCTGCAGATTTTCGGTCAGCCGATGTCGGTGCTGCCGTTGTTGATGCTCTCGACCGGCAGCATCCAGCCGCAGGACGGGCCGTTTGCCTCGGCGTGGTTCAACACGGTGAAAGGTCTGGCGGCGGTGATCGCCACCGGAGTCATTGAGGCGCTGACCACCGCGCGCCTGCATTTCCACTCGACCATGTTGATCGACAGCCTCGGCAATTCACCGTTGGCCGATCGCAGCGATCCGGGCCTCGCCCATCGCCTGCACGAACAGGCCGTGGTGCTGACGTCCTCTGATCTCTATGTGTGCATGGCCGGCGTCGCGGTGGCGCTGATCCTGCTGATTTTCTGGCTGCCGACGCGGATCTTTCCGCCCCGTGCGCCGACCTGA
- a CDS encoding glycosyltransferase family 39 protein, whose product MAAHRETPVGDTQDPRAVPGAWLVALRLIRWAREHWLLPIMLLAAVVRFYDLTAAAIWFDEGSSVLLSQFSLTEIWGRAAHDVHPPLYFLLLHGWIGLFGDGILSIRMMSALPGIITVGLGVWLVDLLATRRAALLAGLLLALLPTAVRYSQEVRMYSLLGMWLIAATIALVYWVRQPRRHRYLVAYALLMTAAFYTHYFTVLCVISHWLYLAAVRVQPGYRLRHIQRPAWWLANLVIALLYLPWVPNLLDLLQHIPELKASNDIGWEDPVTLSSLPSMVWSLLIQDDGMTLPGWLFLLLPSALVAVIGVALLRDRSVFRGSLLLLFYSVLPILLVFGVSFISPVFIERYVTAYALGLPMLVALAVDRLYTGSRVLALAILVLFVGVELVGVKNNATVDSNDQFSVVVDYVNRHFVEGDRIVTSDMMWYLSYIYYNRTDAQVRLYTPPAADGRSTRPNAYGFGTLVSENVYLDQLGDLSKVGARVWLIGTLDEPTDFAALPEGWQRQSDVHAAGAFARLYVMATGADKPGG is encoded by the coding sequence ATGGCGGCACACAGAGAAACGCCGGTTGGCGACACGCAGGATCCGCGTGCGGTACCGGGGGCATGGCTGGTTGCCTTGCGCTTGATTCGTTGGGCCAGAGAACACTGGCTGTTACCGATCATGCTGCTGGCGGCGGTGGTGCGTTTTTACGACCTGACGGCGGCAGCGATCTGGTTCGATGAGGGCTCCAGCGTCCTGCTGAGCCAGTTTTCGCTGACTGAAATCTGGGGGCGTGCAGCCCACGACGTGCACCCGCCGTTGTATTTCCTGTTGCTGCATGGCTGGATCGGGCTGTTCGGCGACGGCATCTTGTCCATTCGCATGATGAGTGCGCTGCCGGGGATCATTACCGTCGGTCTCGGTGTGTGGCTGGTGGATCTGCTCGCCACCCGCCGCGCCGCGCTGCTGGCCGGGCTGCTGCTGGCGCTGTTGCCCACGGCCGTGCGCTACAGCCAGGAAGTGCGCATGTATTCGCTGCTCGGCATGTGGCTGATCGCGGCGACCATTGCGTTGGTCTATTGGGTTCGGCAGCCTCGGCGGCATCGCTACCTGGTGGCCTACGCGCTGCTGATGACGGCGGCGTTTTATACCCATTACTTCACCGTGCTCTGCGTGATCAGCCACTGGCTGTACCTGGCGGCAGTGCGCGTGCAGCCGGGGTATCGGCTGCGGCATATCCAGCGACCGGCGTGGTGGCTGGCGAATCTGGTCATTGCGTTGCTGTACCTGCCGTGGGTGCCCAATCTGCTGGATCTGCTGCAACACATCCCGGAACTCAAGGCCAGTAATGACATTGGCTGGGAAGATCCGGTCACCCTCAGCTCACTGCCGTCGATGGTCTGGTCGCTGCTGATTCAAGACGATGGCATGACCCTGCCGGGTTGGCTGTTTTTGCTCTTGCCATCGGCGCTGGTGGCAGTGATCGGGGTTGCCCTGCTACGTGATCGCAGCGTATTTCGCGGCAGCTTGCTGCTGCTGTTCTACAGCGTGTTGCCGATTCTGCTGGTGTTTGGCGTGTCGTTCATCTCACCGGTGTTCATCGAACGTTATGTGACGGCCTATGCGCTGGGGCTGCCGATGCTGGTGGCGCTGGCGGTCGATCGGCTGTACACAGGTTCTCGCGTGCTGGCGCTGGCGATTCTGGTGTTGTTCGTTGGGGTCGAACTGGTGGGTGTGAAGAACAACGCCACGGTCGACAGCAACGATCAGTTCAGCGTGGTTGTCGATTACGTCAACCGGCACTTCGTTGAGGGTGACCGGATCGTTACCAGCGACATGATGTGGTACCTCAGTTACATCTACTACAACCGCACCGACGCACAGGTTCGTTTGTACACGCCACCGGCGGCGGACGGACGCTCCACGCGGCCCAATGCTTACGGGTTCGGCACGCTGGTCAGCGAAAATGTTTATCTCGACCAACTCGGCGATTTGTCCAAGGTTGGCGCTCGGGTATGGTTGATCGGCACCCTGGACGAACCCACTGACTTTGCGGCGTTGCCCGAAGGCTGGCAGCGGCAAAGCGATGTGCATGCGGCCGGCGCTTTTGCACGCTTGTACGTGATGGCGACTGGCGCCGACAAACCGGGTGGGTGA
- a CDS encoding MarR family transcriptional regulator, with amino-acid sequence MNISSAMVVAARHWRKICQTTLVNYGISEACAVPLLMIGRLGEGVRQVQVAQAAGMESPSLVRLLDQLCHAGYVCRTEDAQDRRAKCLSLTDTGRELVQAVESELVRLRHEVLEGIDQSDLEATLRVLRAFEAAHPPVVINS; translated from the coding sequence ATGAACATCAGCAGTGCCATGGTGGTGGCCGCCAGGCATTGGCGGAAGATCTGCCAGACCACGCTGGTCAACTATGGCATCTCCGAAGCCTGCGCCGTGCCGTTGCTGATGATCGGGCGGTTGGGCGAGGGCGTGCGTCAGGTGCAGGTGGCGCAGGCGGCCGGGATGGAGAGTCCGTCGCTGGTGCGCCTGCTCGATCAGTTGTGCCACGCCGGCTATGTCTGCCGCACCGAAGATGCGCAGGATCGTCGGGCCAAGTGCCTGAGCCTGACCGACACCGGCCGTGAGCTGGTGCAAGCGGTGGAAAGTGAACTGGTACGTCTGCGTCATGAAGTGCTCGAAGGCATCGACCAGAGTGATCTGGAGGCTACGCTTCGGGTACTGCGAGCTTTTGAGGCGGCCCATCCGCCTGTGGTGATCAACTCTTGA
- a CDS encoding antitoxin of toxin-antitoxin stability system — translation MSKQAVFTMKLEPELREQFMAEAEASHRPASQIVREMMRQFVQTQREAREYEMFLQRKVELARASIEAGEVFSNEEVEAQLAARRRRADNQG, via the coding sequence ATGTCAAAACAGGCGGTTTTCACGATGAAACTCGAGCCCGAGCTGCGAGAGCAGTTCATGGCCGAAGCCGAGGCCTCGCATCGCCCTGCATCACAGATCGTGCGCGAAATGATGCGTCAGTTTGTTCAGACACAAAGGGAAGCCCGTGAGTACGAGATGTTTTTGCAGCGAAAGGTCGAGCTTGCGCGAGCCTCGATAGAAGCCGGCGAAGTTTTTTCCAACGAGGAAGTTGAAGCACAATTAGCCGCCAGGCGCAGGCGGGCAGACAATCAAGGATGA
- a CDS encoding type II toxin-antitoxin system RelE/ParE family toxin yields the protein MKIIWTKNAVQDREKIWDYLHTVNPKAALEMDRRFTEAVSRISQHPEVGPVGVIAGTREIIPHPSYRLVYQLDRDVVWIMAIVHTAQMWPFPK from the coding sequence ATGAAGATTATCTGGACTAAAAATGCTGTACAGGATCGTGAAAAAATCTGGGATTACCTGCACACCGTAAACCCAAAAGCAGCCCTCGAAATGGATCGCCGCTTCACTGAAGCGGTATCCCGAATCTCCCAACACCCCGAAGTTGGCCCTGTCGGCGTTATCGCTGGCACTCGAGAGATTATTCCGCACCCCAGCTATCGTCTCGTTTACCAACTGGATCGTGATGTGGTGTGGATCATGGCGATTGTTCATACCGCACAGATGTGGCCGTTCCCAAAATAG
- a CDS encoding slipin family protein, producing MGLQIGFVALLLLVIALAGSTFRILREYERGVVFQLGRFWQVKGPGLILLIPVVQQMVRVDLRTVVLDVPPQDVITRDNVSVKVNAVLYFRVLDPQKAIIQVEDFLSATSQLAQTTLRAVLGKHELDELLAEREQLNIDIQQVLDAQTDAWGIKVANVEIKHVDLNESMVRAIAKQAEAERERRAKVIHAEGELQASEKLMQAAEMLGRQPGAMQLRYMQTLSSIAGDKSSTIVFPLPIELLKGMADLSGKS from the coding sequence ATGGGTCTGCAAATCGGTTTCGTTGCACTGTTGCTGCTGGTCATTGCCCTCGCCGGGTCGACCTTTCGCATCCTGCGTGAGTACGAGCGCGGCGTGGTGTTCCAGCTCGGACGCTTCTGGCAGGTCAAGGGTCCGGGGCTGATCCTGCTGATTCCAGTGGTGCAGCAAATGGTCCGGGTCGACCTGCGCACCGTGGTGCTCGACGTGCCACCACAGGATGTGATCACCCGCGACAACGTCTCGGTGAAGGTTAACGCGGTGCTGTACTTCCGCGTGCTCGACCCGCAGAAGGCGATCATTCAGGTCGAAGACTTTCTTTCGGCCACCAGCCAACTGGCGCAGACCACCCTGCGCGCTGTGCTCGGCAAACATGAGCTGGATGAACTGCTGGCCGAACGCGAGCAGTTGAACATCGACATCCAGCAGGTGCTCGATGCCCAGACTGACGCATGGGGCATCAAGGTTGCCAACGTCGAGATCAAGCACGTTGATCTGAATGAGTCGATGGTGCGTGCGATTGCCAAACAGGCCGAAGCCGAACGCGAACGCCGGGCCAAGGTGATTCACGCCGAAGGCGAACTGCAAGCCTCGGAAAAACTCATGCAGGCCGCCGAAATGCTTGGCCGTCAGCCCGGCGCCATGCAGCTGCGTTACATGCAGACCTTGAGTTCGATTGCCGGCGACAAGAGTTCGACCATTGTTTTTCCGCTACCGATCGAGCTGCTCAAAGGGATGGCGGATCTGTCAGGCAAGTCCTGA
- a CDS encoding NfeD family protein, translating to MTLPEGHVTSRCCTFFLMLLLSGSALAADVPLTAVNPVGLWLITLGIAFLIAEAALPNYGVIGLGGIIMFVIGALILSNADLPVPMMIGLGLISALLLITLIIRALKTRPRHAVSGDAGLVGSVTAVTTVQAENTHNGWVQLQGEHWQVQSTTPLHTGQSVRVVGRKGLLLKVAATDAAGHGE from the coding sequence ATGACTCTCCCGGAGGGTCACGTGACCAGTCGATGTTGTACGTTTTTCCTGATGCTGCTGCTCAGCGGCTCAGCCCTCGCGGCTGACGTCCCGCTGACGGCGGTCAATCCGGTCGGCCTGTGGCTGATCACCCTCGGGATTGCCTTTCTGATTGCCGAAGCCGCGCTGCCCAACTACGGGGTAATCGGCCTGGGCGGGATCATCATGTTCGTCATCGGCGCGCTGATTCTGAGCAATGCCGATTTGCCGGTACCCATGATGATCGGGCTGGGCCTGATCAGCGCCCTGCTGTTGATCACGCTGATCATCCGCGCCTTGAAAACCCGCCCGCGTCACGCCGTCAGCGGCGATGCCGGGCTGGTCGGCAGCGTGACGGCGGTGACCACCGTGCAAGCGGAAAACACGCACAACGGCTGGGTGCAATTGCAGGGTGAGCATTGGCAAGTGCAAAGCACAACACCGCTGCACACCGGGCAATCGGTGCGTGTGGTCGGGCGTAAGGGCTTATTGCTGAAAGTCGCCGCGACTGACGCGGCAGGACACGGAGAGTGA
- a CDS encoding efflux transporter outer membrane subunit, translating into MNSFDRTDAFASKPAPTGGTHYPMWERACSRRGQWQQLTLGTLLAIGLSACTVGPDFQKPEAAQITDWAKPAKSAPSQAVSEPLNERWWEVFHDPQLSALTQRAIKSNLDLQLASSRLQQSRAARQVITADRYPSTAATGSYARERNSGKGLSDPSGHNGDSAFNLWDAGFSASWELDFWGRVRRETEAADANLEVAENDRRGVLLAVLADTAQNYIQLRGVQNTRAVTEQNLDVARHSLKLSQLRLNDGVATDLDVAEAAAQVSAIESRLPALEQRQSQLINAISLLMGEPPQALAKELSTDGAVPQSPLQVAIGLPSQLAERRPDIRQAEARLHAATANIGVAKGDFYPRITLSGNLGSQAMQLSDFGSWGSRAFGIGPQFSLPLFDGGRLRGMLQLREAQQQEAGIAYQQTVLRAWHEIDDQLTAYNASQRRRDSLAEAVRQNQIALRTAQQQYVEGAVDFVNVLTVQSALLATQEQWVESSTGVSLAMVGLYRALGGGWESVYPAEGMAQR; encoded by the coding sequence ATGAACAGTTTTGATAGAACTGACGCCTTCGCGAGCAAGCCCGCTCCCACCGGGGGAACGCATTACCCAATGTGGGAGCGGGCTTGCTCGCGAAGAGGCCAGTGGCAGCAACTCACCCTCGGTACATTGCTCGCTATTGGCCTCAGCGCCTGCACCGTCGGCCCCGACTTCCAGAAGCCCGAAGCCGCACAAATAACCGACTGGGCCAAACCCGCCAAGTCCGCCCCCAGTCAAGCCGTCAGCGAACCCCTGAACGAACGCTGGTGGGAGGTTTTCCACGACCCGCAGCTCTCGGCCCTCACCCAGCGTGCAATCAAGAGCAACCTCGACCTGCAACTGGCCAGCAGCCGTCTGCAACAAAGCCGTGCCGCACGTCAGGTAATCACCGCTGATCGCTATCCGTCGACGGCAGCCACCGGCAGCTACGCACGCGAACGCAACAGCGGCAAAGGCTTGAGCGACCCGTCCGGGCACAACGGCGATTCCGCCTTCAACCTGTGGGACGCCGGTTTCTCCGCTTCCTGGGAACTGGATTTCTGGGGCCGTGTGCGCCGCGAAACCGAAGCCGCCGATGCCAACCTCGAAGTCGCTGAAAACGACCGGCGCGGTGTGCTTCTGGCAGTGCTCGCCGACACCGCGCAGAACTACATCCAGCTGCGTGGCGTGCAGAACACTCGCGCGGTCACCGAGCAGAACCTCGATGTTGCCCGGCACAGCCTCAAGCTCTCGCAATTGCGCCTGAACGATGGTGTGGCGACCGATCTCGACGTCGCCGAAGCCGCCGCGCAGGTCTCCGCCATCGAATCGCGTCTGCCGGCGCTCGAGCAGCGTCAATCGCAGTTGATCAACGCGATCAGCCTGCTGATGGGCGAGCCGCCGCAAGCCCTGGCCAAAGAGTTATCCACAGACGGTGCGGTGCCGCAGTCACCGTTGCAAGTCGCCATCGGCCTGCCATCGCAACTGGCCGAACGCCGTCCGGATATCCGTCAGGCCGAAGCGCGCCTGCACGCCGCCACCGCCAACATCGGCGTGGCCAAGGGCGACTTCTATCCGCGCATCACCCTGTCCGGCAACCTCGGATCGCAAGCGATGCAACTGAGCGACTTCGGCTCCTGGGGTTCACGTGCATTCGGCATCGGCCCGCAATTCAGCCTGCCGTTGTTCGACGGCGGACGCCTGCGCGGCATGCTGCAACTGCGCGAAGCCCAGCAACAGGAAGCGGGCATCGCCTATCAGCAGACCGTGCTGCGCGCCTGGCATGAAATCGACGATCAATTGACCGCCTACAACGCCAGCCAGCGTCGCCGCGACAGCCTCGCCGAAGCCGTACGGCAGAACCAGATCGCCCTGCGCACCGCGCAACAGCAATATGTCGAGGGCGCGGTCGATTTCGTCAACGTCCTCACCGTGCAAAGTGCGTTGCTGGCGACGCAGGAGCAGTGGGTGGAGAGTTCGACCGGCGTTTCGCTGGCGATGGTCGGGTTGTACCGGGCGTTGGGCGGGGGCTGGGAGTCGGTGTATCCGGCGGAGGGGATGGCGCAACGCTGA
- a CDS encoding HlyD family secretion protein codes for MTTQAKQKLAVAVAAALAVGVLLYLAVPGLFGKRTQQNTNDAFVSADFTLVVPRVAGFIKEVLVEDNQQVKAGQLLALIDDRDLRAAAEAADAQTLVARAQLQNAKATLERQTSVIAQAQASVVSAKAEMAFAQQELNRYNHLAGVGAGTVQNAQQARTRIDQATARLDTASAKLAAERKQVEILTAQRDAAEGNLKHAQAALEIASFELSYTRITAPQDGMIGERAVRVGAYVTPGSKLLAVVPLKQAYVVANFQETQLTDVQPGQHVQVRVDSLGGEALSGRVESIAPATGVTFAAVKPDNATGNFTKVVQRIPVKIVLEPGQPLAERLRVGMSVEASIDTRRSASAEREVTQR; via the coding sequence ATGACGACTCAAGCAAAGCAAAAACTCGCGGTGGCCGTGGCGGCCGCACTGGCTGTCGGCGTGTTGCTGTACCTGGCGGTGCCGGGACTGTTCGGCAAGCGCACCCAGCAAAACACCAACGATGCGTTTGTTTCCGCCGACTTCACCCTGGTGGTGCCGCGCGTGGCCGGATTCATCAAGGAAGTGCTGGTGGAAGACAACCAGCAGGTCAAGGCCGGGCAACTGCTGGCGCTGATCGATGATCGCGATTTGCGCGCCGCCGCTGAAGCGGCCGATGCGCAAACCCTGGTCGCCCGCGCTCAGCTGCAAAACGCCAAGGCCACGCTGGAGCGGCAGACGTCGGTGATTGCTCAGGCGCAGGCCTCGGTGGTCTCGGCCAAGGCAGAAATGGCGTTCGCCCAGCAGGAGCTCAATCGTTACAACCACCTCGCTGGCGTGGGTGCCGGCACGGTGCAGAACGCGCAACAGGCCCGCACGCGTATTGATCAGGCAACCGCTCGGCTCGATACCGCCAGCGCGAAGCTCGCGGCTGAACGCAAGCAGGTCGAGATTCTCACGGCGCAGCGCGATGCCGCCGAAGGCAATCTGAAGCACGCGCAAGCGGCGCTGGAAATCGCCAGTTTCGAGCTGTCCTACACCCGGATCACCGCGCCGCAGGACGGCATGATCGGCGAGCGTGCTGTGCGCGTCGGCGCTTATGTCACGCCGGGCAGCAAGCTGCTGGCGGTGGTGCCGTTGAAGCAGGCGTATGTGGTTGCCAACTTCCAGGAAACCCAACTGACGGACGTGCAGCCGGGCCAGCACGTGCAGGTGCGCGTCGACAGCCTCGGCGGCGAGGCCTTGAGCGGTCGCGTCGAAAGCATCGCCCCGGCGACTGGCGTGACATTCGCCGCGGTGAAACCGGACAACGCCACGGGTAACTTCACCAAGGTCGTGCAGCGGATTCCGGTGAAGATCGTGCTTGAACCGGGTCAGCCGTTGGCCGAGCGTTTGCGTGTGGGCATGTCGGTGGAGGCGAGTATCGATACTCGCCGTTCGGCGTCAGCGGAACGTGAGGTGACTCAGCGATGA